Below is a genomic region from Triticum dicoccoides isolate Atlit2015 ecotype Zavitan chromosome 5A, WEW_v2.0, whole genome shotgun sequence.
TAATTTAGCATGCAGAAAAACTGCATACCTTGACGGGGTCATATCCAAGTTGTATGGCAGTATCTATTGATTCCATGACCTTTGAGTGCCCTTTCCGCCTCGTCATGAATTCGAACTTTGCAGGAATCAATGTGTCCAAGCTAATATTTAAAGCGTTAAGACCACATTCTTTCAGTCTCGGGAGCTTCTTGGAAAGAACGATGCCATTTGTGGTCATCGCAATAGTTTTCAGCCCCTTGAGGCcagaaagatgcaagcaaatatctTCAAGGTCTTTTCTAACGGTTGGTTCTCCACCAGTTAACCTGATCTTGTCCACACCAGAAGTAACAAAAAGATTGGCAATTCGGATTATCTCGTCATGTGACAGAAGCTCTGACTTTGGCGTGAGCTCGACTCCCTCGGCAGGCATGCAGTACTGACATCTCAGGTTACAACGCTCAGTCAAGGAGATCCTCAAGTAATTGTGAAACCTCCCGAATGAATCGACAAGCATATCCGATGCCCGTGTTTCCACTGGTAGCACTTCTGGCTTTGTGGCGCAACAAGTCGAATATGCATTGGAGCACCTATGGCCGTAGGTGACTCTGGTTGAAGCGGAAGTGCTGGTCAGACTTCGGAGTCCTACCCTCATAGCATCAACCTGCAATGTTTTGGCGAATGTGTTACACAGAAACATAGAAGCTGGTACGTGAGGAGACTTGGTTTTCTCGAGAAGTCCACCGACGAAGGGAAACAAAAACTCCACAAGGCTAGTCTAGGAAATTTTATCGTATCGGAAACTGCTAGCTCGTCCCCAAATCGAAATTGAAAATATATCCGCACAAGCGAGGGGATAGATAGAGCGCGGGTCTGGGAGCAGGCACCTGGTGGTCGGGGACGTTGAGGCGGTGGAGCTGGCGGTGCGGCCATTTCCCGGCNNNNNNNNNNNNNNNNNNNNNNNNNNNNNNNNNNNNNNNNNNNNNNNNNNNNNNNNNNNNNNNNNNNNNNNNNNNNNNNNNNNNNNNNNNNNNNNNNNNNNNNNNNNNNNNNNNNNNNNNNNNNNNNNNNNNNNNNNNNNNNNNNNNNNNNNNNNNNNNNNNNNNNNNNNNNNNNNNNNNNNNNNNNNNNNNNNNNNNNNNNNNNNNNNNNNNNNNNNNNNNNNNNNNNNNNNNNNNNNNNNCGGCGACGGGAGCGGAGAGGGGGCGGGGGGCGGGAGCAGCagccggcggcggggcggtggggGAGCAGctcgaggtcgtcgccggcgagctCCATGGGTGCCTCTCCTCCGTCACGGCTCCGCAGTAGACGGTCGGGGAGGTCGGAGGGGCGAGGCAGGGAGGCCGGCGGGAggcggagaggaggcggcggcggagggtggAGGTCacatgggaggcggcgggctgcatCGAGGAGGTGGGGTGAGGCGATTGACCGGTGGGGTCAAAGTGGAGTGTACGGCCCCGGTTGGACTCGGAGGCTGGAGTGAGCTGGTCGCTGGTCGCTACCCGTATTCCAATGAAAGGAACAGGctagatttgatttgatttgattataTTCCAGCTAATCAATCAAGCAGGCAAATGGGAATCGAAGACGAACTCAGCGTCTGATGGAACACGGGAGTACGTATGAGCTGACGCAGGCAAGGCTTGGCCGAACTGGTGGGCCGACTATACCTGGCCATATCTCGGGCCGGGCCAAAAAAAGCCCGGTGCTGAAAACCCAGGCCCGAGCCTGGCCCGGACCGACCACCGGGCCTACTAAATCAGGCCCGAACCTGGAAAAGCCTGGCACGGCCCGCTCGGCCCAGCCCGACCATAGCTAAAAATCAATTTTTCACAGGCCTGCGACTTGATCTACCCGTCGGGCTTAATTTTCAGGCCCGAGCCCGGTCCGATGACATGTTCGGGCCCAACCCGGCCCGGGAttttcgggccgggctgcccatggccaggtctaGGGCCGACCAATGGCTACGGAAGATTTCTTACTAGATTGTTTTACACGGTGACGTGGCTTCCTTTGGTTGGATGAGAGGGCTCGCAAGGAAATGCAATGAGGGAGCATCTTTTTTTCAGAATCAAAAATTTAATTACTCAATCAAAGTGTCTTTACAATCATGAGTTGCAATTTCCAGGATCTTCGGTGGCCCTGATCCAAGTCATGGCTCTATCACCAAATCTAACAAAGTTCGCCAGAGAAACACTAGCTCTATTCCAAGTCGTAGCCCATGAGTAATAGTACAAGTTACATCTTCTGAGCAGCTGCTGACTTCGCGCACTAGGTgggtgttatatatatatatatatatatatatatatatatatatatatatatatatatatatatatatatatatatatatatatatatacggctgCGCTATTGTAAGCGAGCGCGCATTCTGCTTAATCTACGCTCCGGACGAACCAACTTAGGCGCGCGGATGGCGCTGACCACCACAGAAATTTTGGGGGTAACCGACAGTTCTAGGAAAAGTAACGCATTTAATTCTGTTACCATGTGCTGGTCCGTTACCTCATTCTTTTGGGCtacaaattattattatttttttgaaagTGGCTACTAATTATTGAAAGTAACAGATGTAGTGTACACGGTAATAAAGTTAGTTTTTATTACCGGGCAGTGAGATATGTAGTAAACCTGGCCGAGATATGTAGTAATGTATTACTACATGCTCACAAACTGGCAGTAGTAATTTCTCTTGTAGTGGATCGTAAAGCAAACAGATGGGCAGTGAGATATGTAGTAAACCTAGTGTGGACATGTCAAAATGTATTACTACATGCTCACAGTAGGAAAAAAATGGAGTGCATGCAAATTACTAGATGGTAATATCATTACTACTACTGCAGGCCCAATTTACTGATGGTAGCAATTAACTGTTGGGCTCTTTTACGATGCGACGATCGTCAGTTACCATAAATTAATGGTCCAAGTGCGAGGTGTTGGATATGTTAACTTGATCGTAACGCGTTACTATTGATTTTTTCGGAGGAACGCGGGCCTGGTTAAGTGCATGTACAAGACGATGGTCGTAAATTCTTTACGGTTGATTTTCTGGTGGAGTGAGCGCACTCCGGCTAATTAGCACGTATGGCCCAGTTGGGTCGATGGGCGGCTGGAGCGTATGCTAAGTTATAATGCGCGCACGCTGAGTTTAGcaggtctatatatatatatatatatatatatatatagatatatatatcattttcCTTTGCTCTGGGCCATCTTCGCTACACTAGTCGAACTAAGTTCGATCAATATAGGAAGATTATTTCTTTGCATAGCACTAGAAAGGCACTCCTTgcagatgatgacccacaagtataggggatctatcatagtcctttcgataagtaagagtgtcgaacccaatgaggagcagaaggaaatgataagcagttttcagtaaggtattctctgcaagcactgaaattatcggtaacagatagttttgtgataaggtaattcgtaacgggtaacaagtaacaaatgtaaataaGGTGCGgctagatggcccaatcctttttgtagcaaaggacaagtgtcgggtggttggtgcggcatatgccaatggatggcttatcattgtgggagccaataaaacatcgtcggtgcctgaaaacgggataaggcgaagacatgcacgccggcgaatcttacccagcttcagggctctctgtggagataacacccctaatgctgttctgcggggtctccgcatgatcactagctcgatgggtagctacagaatgctccttgagctgttcggtgtagGGATGAAGGAGGGCCAGGCCAGCCCGCTCCTCTTCTCCTTGTGGTGTCTAAAAATTATCCAAAGAGCGATCCCCTTTGCATGGgaaccctgggggtttatataggcctacccccaggagtacaatggtaatccggctgggcgtggatcctggccgtctgtgtctacgcccgccggcttctgcgccgactggtgggcccgccGGCTGCCGACCCTTTGGTCGACAGGCTGGCCCCACCGCTCGGGGGtcctgtcgggggctggttactgttaccTTGCCCCTGGTGATGATGGttttgtcgtggtaagcatggctacagtgccgccgcggggcggctcatcactgtagccttaccttctcTTGTCTCCTTGATGAAACACCTCCTTGGAGGGAGAGAGCTGGCCGGCTATTGGAAGTCGGCCATACCCTTGGCCGACTATGGGAAGCCCGGCCACCTTTGGGATCTCCCTGACcgagggggcccgccacccacgggtcgtactgaccGCTCGCTGTGGGTGACGTCACGATCatcgtggcaacagtgtcgcgctggACGAGTGATGGCCACCCCGTACGATGCACTATGGCCATGCGTgcgccgggattcgggggtggcaggctttactgtagccacgccccgtcttgtcgccgttatgtgggtgcagactctgagggcaagatcttagcCGCCTGCTGAGGGGCCGACTCCTGGGAGTCGGCCTTTTCATGGACGGCTTCTGGAAGTCGGCCTTCTTGTGGTCTGGTTTCTCAAGGATGTCAGGGTTGGGCCGCCTTTGCGCAGCCGGCTTGAGAGGTAGCCggctaggggaaggcggccccatgtcttggacgcttggaggcttgatcggcctataatttttctgaagtgccaggggaagccggctaggctacccgtggtcatttactccgacagtagtccccgaagctggttgggctccgaGGCAGAAAAAAGACGAGGAGCTCAGTCAGCTTCCTATCTTGAGGAGCCGGGAACTAGGAGCCGGTTTCGACTAGGCGCGCCGTCTCCTAGAGATCTCGAAGCTTGAAGGCGGGTGCCAGTCGGCGCGCGAGTCCGGCTGTGAGCTGACCGTTCGTCGTCTGTGCGCCACATGGCATCCTCCGGCTGgaggggcctgccagcccacgcgcgcgacgggacgccgccgcagtctggggcccgccactacagggcctcggcccatgcgcggatcttctgcggcccgaaCGGACCGCGCGCGCCCCAGCGGAGGTTTCCTCATGCCGTGATGGCGCAATAATCGCGGGGCGtgggggagtgggtgcagttaatcccacatCCCCTCATGTcctgcctcctcggcttcgccgcgtgaggctataagtaggggggagaggaggggagcgccaaacactcgcgcgctctccctcgctctgcctcctccttcttcctcctcctctcgtcgCGACAGCTACCTGCTGCCACTCGGCCTTCCTGCCAACCTTCTTGGCTTGCCGTCGCTTCGTCACAGCCTGGTCGTGCGCCCTCCTTTCGCCACACCTTTCTCGCCGCACCTTTCTCGCCGTCCCCATGGCGTtttcgagctcctgggacggctccaacgtccacgacgaccacgtcgacttcctccgtcggacgcggcggctgccgggcgcggatctcgtgcgggtccgcctcgcgccggagagggagatctcgccggcgccggaagaggacgagcgggtaatcttccgctcgcactgcctgcgcggtttCGGCCTGCCGCGAGCGGGTTCCTCCGCTCGTTCCATGAAttttatcatctccagccgcatcacctcactccCAATGTGGTGATGCTGTTGttggccttcgtcaccctgtgtgAGGGTTTTCTTGGCGTCCTCCCCACTCTTGAACTGTGGGGAGAGTTCTTTCAGTGCAAGCTCgtcaccgtcgtcgcgggcgtgcccaccCCATGCGGCGCCTTCGTCGCCATGCGGAGCACGAGCGACAACAACCCGtttccgcccatcccgctgatccagtcggtgaagctctggcagaagtcctacttctacgtgaagaatatTGCTCCGCAAGGTGACtttgtcaacctgccggcttacgtagctagcccgccggctgggaggcagccttcatgGTCCTTCCGGTCCAGGTCGTTGTCTTCGGGCGTGTCCGCCTCCGTTGCCTGGCTCCGGGTGATGATCTAGTCGGAGGGTCTGTCCGGGGCCGatctggtggccgccttcgtggagcgccgggtgctcccgctccagggccgacctcatatgatctgccagatgagcggccgcttcgacccgtgccggctaagcaccaaggagatgcctcacaccgaggtgtcttacatggtaaaCTACATTTCCAACTGCAAGCTCATCGAGGAGTGGCAGTACGGCACCCttgccgtactctcgcgccaatcctccgccggTGGTAAGtttctcttcctctttctctttgcTTGTTGCCGAGTTCATGGTGGCCGACTCCTGACCAGCCGGCCTTTCTTTGGCAGAACCCCATGCTTCCGCCAGCAGCCGGGGCCACGGGGGTGGAACGCCAGTTCCTCCCCGACCGTACGATGGACGATGTAGACGACCCGgacctgggggcggccgccatggaggacGACATTGCGGGGGAAGGCGGCGACGCAGGTGGGTCCAGGCTCGGGGCCGGCTTTGAGGACTGGACAGATGACGACGAGGTCGAAGTCATTCCGCGCCGCCGACCGGCGCCCGATCACCATGGTGCGGGCCCATCCGCTAGGCCGACTGCCCATGGTGGCGCGCAGAAGTGCCGGGCCGTGTCGATccacttcggcagtcggccgaagaagcccaagagtaccgcggcggcgaccaagcgggacgaggcggccgcgaaggcagcccgcttccgaaaggtggtgaagcagccgcaggcggtctcagcgtaagtgtcGCTATTCTcatgcctttcttttttcttcttcttccgttGATGTTTTTCCAAACCCTTCTTCTCGGTTTATCaaacagggcccctctttcccttgggcGAGTCCCGaccgcctccatagtcggagcTATAGGAGGGTCTTCAAGCTCGCGCCGGGTAGTTCCCCGCGCCGACCTcctagaggcgacggagcggaacacgcgggaagtgcgggaggagcgggaggcggaggagcggggGGCGGCTCGAGAGGCGGAGCAGAAGTCGGCGGAGGCCGCAgacgcggagagggaggcggaggcccTGCAGAACCAGCCTCCGCAGTTCGtcattcccctccgcgccgcggcTCCTGACACCCCTGTGCCCCCGTTGGAGGAGGCCAGCCGCGGCCAGCCGGAGATGGAGAGGAAGGCGGAGCCATCgccgccgactggagcgggccgaggaggctGGCCTGAAGTGCCGCCAGCGCAGCCGACTGGGGGCGAGCCGACCGTGAGaggggatcttgtcatctcgtcatcGCTTCGCCGGCGCGCGGGGAAGGCGACTTCAGCGCCGGATGCGTAGAAGACCGTGGACGCCGGCTCGTCGGCCCAGGACCTAGAAGCAGCCAGCGACAGCTCGTCCGGGTGGACGCCGGGCGGCGGGATAGCCGTGCTGAATGTGGCGGCACAGGACGTCCGGAACCAGCTTCAGGCCCAAGCCACCGCGCTGAAGcagtatgatgtctactacacaaccttcttcttgtagacgttgttgggcctccaagtgcagaggtttgtaggacagtagcaaatttccctcaagtggttgacctaaggtttatcaatccgtaggaggtgtaggatgaagatggtctctctcaagcaaccctgcaaccaaataacaaagagtctcttgtgttcccaacacacccaatacaatggtaaattgtataggtgctgcactagttcggcgaagagatggtgatacaagtggtatatggatgatagataaaggtatttgtaatctgaaattataaaaacagcaaggtaactaatgataaaagtgagcataaacggtattgcaatgcgttgaaacaaggcctagggttcatactttcactagtgcaagttccctcaacaatactaacataattggatcataaaactatccctcaacatgcaacaaagagtcactccaaagtcaccaatagcggagaacgaacgaagagattatggtagggtacgaaaccacctcaaagttattctttccaatcaatccggtgggctattcctataagtgtcacaaacaaccctagagttcgtactagaataacaccttaagatacaaatcaaccaaaaccctaatgtcacctagatactccaatgtcacctcaagtatcgtgggtatgattatacgatatgcatcacacaatctcagattcatctattcaaccaacacaaaggactcaaagagtaccccaaagttctaccggagaatcacgatgaaaacgtgtgccaacccctatgcataggttcccaatgtcacgaaacccgcaagttggtcaccttaacatacatcaagtggcacgtggtatcccattgtcaccacagatatccacgacaagacatacatcaagtgttctcaagtctttaaagactcaatccgataagattacttcaaaggggaaacccgattcattacaagagagaagaggggggggggacataggatccaactataatagcaaagctcgcgatacatcaagatcatgccaaatcaagaacacgggagagagagagatcaaacgcatagctactggtacataccctcagccccgagggagaactactccctcctcgtcatggagagcaccgggatgatgaagatggccaccggtgagggttcccccctctggcagggtgccggaacaaggtcccgattgacttttggtggctacggaggcttctggcggtggaactcccgatctatcttgcgttctggaagttttaggtcacgtgggtatatatgggtgcagggaggacgtcggaggagccacgggggttccacgagacaggggggtgcgccctagggggggctccccccaccctcgtgagcacatcgtgtctcccctgacgtggggtccaagttcatcaggtgtgtttccttccaaaaaataacttctccagttgattttgttccgtttcaactccgtctgatattccttttcttcaaaacactgaaataggcataaaacagcaaatctaggctgggcctccggttaataggttagtcccgaaaataatataaaagtggataataaagcccaatattgtctaaaacagtggataatatagcatggagcaatcaaaaaatatagatacgttggagacgtatcaagcatccctaagcttaattcctgctcgtcctcgagtaggtaaatgataaaaagataatttttgatgtggaatgctagttggcataatttcaatgtaattcttcttacttgtggtatgaatattcagatccataagattcaagacaaaagttcatattgacataaaaataataatacttcaagcatactaacaaagcaattatgtcttctcggaataacatggccaaagaaagttatccctacaaaatcatatagtctggctatgctccatcttcaccacacaaaatatttaaatcatgcacaaccccgatgacaagccaagaaattgtttcatacttttgatgttctcaaactttttcaatcttcacgcaatacatgagcgtgagccatggatatagcactataggtggaatagaatggtggttgtggagaagacaaaaagggagaagatagtctcacatcgactaggcgtatcaatgggctatggagatgcccatcaatagatatcaatgtgagtgagtagggattgccatgcaacggatgcactagagctataaatgtatgaaagctcaaaaagaaactaagtgggtgtgcaaccaacttgcttgctcatgaagacctagggcattttgaggaagcccatcattggaatatacaagccaagttctataaagaaagattcccactggtatatgaaagtgacaacataagagactctctatcatgaagatcatggtgctactttgaagcacaagtgtggtaaaaggataataccattgccccttctctcattttctctcatttttttattttttatttttttatttgggcctttctcttttttctttttgtggccacccccttttttatttgggcttctttggcctctttttttcgtccggagtctcatcccgacttatgggggaatcatagtctccatcattctttcctcactgggacaatgctctaataatgatgatcatcacact
It encodes:
- the LOC119299325 gene encoding GTP 3',8-cyclase, mitochondrial-like, which encodes MQPAASHVTSTLRRRLLSASRRPPCLAPPTSPTVYCGAVTEERHPWSSPATTSSCSPTAPPPAAAPAPRPLSAPVAGKWPHRQLHRLNVPDHQVDAMRVGLRSLTSTSASTRVTYGHRCSNAYSTCCATKPEVLPVETRASDMLVDSFGRFHNYLRISLTERCNLRCQYCMPAEGVELTPKSELLSHDEIIRIANLFVTSGVDKIRLTGGEPTVRKDLEDICLHLSGLKGLKTIAMTTNGIVLSKKLPRLKECGLNALNISLDTLIPAKFEFMTRRKGHSKVMESIDTAIQLGYDPVKINCVIMRGTNDDEICDFVELTRHKPINVRFIEFMPFDGNVWNVKKLVPYAEILDKVRQRFKGVERLQDHPSDTAKNFKIDGHVGTISFITSMTEHFCAGCNRLRLLADGNFKVCLFGPSEVSLREPIHSGIDDAGLKEIISAAVKRKKAKHAGMFDIAKTANRPMIHIGG